In Oreochromis aureus strain Israel breed Guangdong linkage group 20, ZZ_aureus, whole genome shotgun sequence, the following are encoded in one genomic region:
- the LOC116320561 gene encoding zinc finger protein PLAGL2-like codes for MFHQQDHLKSQPQESHPATRQLFHCQDCGKQYNTQLGYRRHLVAAHSVAAALPCSDVAPSLLEHLGGHIDRPPPSEGSINVAVPVRERKYSCERCDRRFYTRKDVRRHAVVHTGRRDFLCPRCAQRFGRRDHLTRHLKKSHTQETGLMPPCSSSTPGATPSPSTMCPVKEEPSPVTPEMTSVSKEPMETFSREMYSSYHMASPVPVMGQPHGLIQGSLSSSMGMARHMPSQSSQPHHHHLAPSAASQQQHYSNMPRYQHGSTSYPHADVDSFLLDLQSAPPPHLSAVNSSTSTSASPQRDILAEGVSAGSDPHLISRSPAVPSAELSCTTNMDLGPLLSFLPFSLPPYSPHMGMGSLVMSYPPATTTTTACSPSSSTGLSSQAPGPFTFFQSPQANAPQGPGPHNHTQLPQAYSSPAMSTSTSLPHYYQAFQQ; via the coding sequence ATGTTCCACCAGCAAGACCATCTAAAGAGCCAGCCACAGGAGAGCCATCCTGCAACTCGGCAGCTTTTTCACTGCCAGGACTGTGGGAAGCAGTACAACACCCAGCTAGGTTACAGACGCCACCTTGTGGCAGCCCACAGTGTTGCAGCAGCCCTGCCCTGCTCAGATGTTGCTCCCTCCTTGCTGGAGCACCTGGGTGGCCATATTGACAGGCCTCCACCGTCAGAGGGAAGCATTAATGTTGCGGTGCCAGTAAGAGAGAGGAAGTACTCCTGTGAGAGATGCGACCGACGTTTTTACACACGTAAGGATGTGCGCCGTCACGCGGTGGTGCACACAGGACGCCGTGACTTCCTGTGTCCACGCTGTGCCCAACGGTTCGGCCGCAGAGACCACCTGACTCGCCATTTGAAGAAGAGCCATACCCAGGAGACAGGGTTGATGCCACCCTGCAGTTCCAGCACTCCTGGGGCTACACCGAGCCCCTCCACTATGTGCCCAGTAAAAGAAGAGCCCAGCCCAGTCACCCCAGAGATGACCTCTGTCTCCAAGGAGCCCATGGAGACTTTTTCCAGGGAAATGTACTCCTCGTACCACATGGCCAGTCCTGTCCCTGTCATGGGCCAGCCTCATGGCCTTATTCAGGGCTCCTTGTCCTCGAGCATGGGTATGGCTCGCCACATGCCCTCTCAATCTTCCCAACCCCACCATCATCACCTGGCACCATCGGCAGCTTCGCAGCAGCAGCATTACAGCAACATGCCCCGGTACCAGCACGGCTCTACCTCATATCCTCATGCTGACGTGGACAGCTTCCTGCTGGACCTGCAGAGTGCCCCCCCACCTCACCTGAGTGCAGTAAACTCCTCTACCTCTACTTCTGCTTCCCCTCAGAGGGACATTCTGGCTGAAGGGGTGAGTGCTGGTAGTGACCCACACTTGATATCCAGGAGCCCTGCTGTGCCCTCAGCTGAGCTATCCTGCACCACCAACATGGACCTGGGACCACTGCTGAGCTTCTTACCTTTCAGCCTGCCACCTTACAGCCCTCACATGGGGATGGGAAGCTTAGTGATGAGCTATCCacctgccaccaccaccaccaccgcaTGCTCTCCATCCTCTTCCACCGGGCTGTCCTCCCAGGCTCCAGGGCCCTTTACCTTCTTCCAGTCTCCGCAGGCTAATGCACCACAGGGCCCTGGGCCCCACAACCACACCCAACTACCTCAGGCATACAGCAGTCCTGCTATGAGCACATCCACTTCCCTACCTCACTACTACCAGGCCTTTCAGCAGTAA